The nucleotide sequence ATTCCAGACCAGTATGCACTACTTCATAATAGTCTGCAATTGAAAAAGAAACTACGTACTGTGTAGTTTGTACAGTTGGTCCAATTTTTCTGTTTACTCCTTAAAACCTCCATACCACCTCCATACAACTCCATACCAAAAATTAAAGTTGGATTAAAACGTGCTATTGTAACTAGTTGGATCCGAGTGCTTTGTTCTCATTTGTTAAACttgtgtttctttgtatttttgaaaaattaaatgtGTACACATATGatcattcataaatattaaaaacccacaaaataaaaagtcacattctcagaaaaaaaaactagagcgACGAGAGagaactctcttctcttcaatcTTAGAAagctaattttctttttgaatcaaCCATTTATCTCAATAACCGAAATAACATTATTTTAGGATAATCGAAataatagattttgatttgtaattCTAATCTTAGAAAGctaatttcttttttgaaactctATGTTATGGATAACCGAAATAATAGATTATGATTTAAAAAACATCTTGTAAtagttattattaattatgataaaaaaaataattttaattctttGTCCACACCACTCCATACTGAGGTCCGATTTTTACCATTCATAATAGTATGGTGTTATGCATACTATTGTATGGTGTTGTGCATAccaatcactacaagaaaatgcaTTTTGGGACTACAGTTTGTGACTACTTATTCTGCTGCAAAATATAGCGACGTTTTTGAGACTAATTTGCGACGACTAAGCgactacaaaaaaattagagagaaaaacatCGCTTATTAACAACGAGACATAAACATCATAAAAGGGTCTCAAATAAGCGACTACATTAGGATGATTTTGCGTCGAAAACAAATTCGTCTCATAATGGTCACAATTTTGCGACTACTCTGTGACCAGCTTTATAGTCGGTAAGGATAGTCGCAAAATGTCGCATATTGAGGACTTATTTGCGTCCACATTTTTTACCCATACCATGTAACAAAGTAGTCACAAATTGCGACTATATTGTGACATatatctgaagactttgcgactaacacctgatttagctactcttttaagactgtttagccactctctatattttttattttgaaatttcacatttgagattcatctacatgtttaggttgaattttatgctttgttttgctcaccttattaataataactttctcaaagtattaaatttcaatgaatataaactaaacatccataagttcaaatTTTATcctaagtgttacatgttcttttataagaatgtgttccaatgaagaaaaatcaaaactaagtaatgtaaacattgtttaactaaatcttactattacaaGTAATTTATTGTATCTACTATGAGTTCTCATTAGTGATTTATattgttcataatgtgtagaattcaagatttttattttgtgactttaatAAGGTAGTCTTAAAATAGTCACATAGTACGACTCTTTTGCCACAATGTTACGACTGAAGACTTTTGTCACACTTTTGCTACTAATTTGAGACTTATTTTGCGACTATATTGTGACATatatctgaagactttgcgactaacacctgatttagctactcttttaagactgtttagccacttgctatattttttatattgaaatttcacatttgagattcatctacatgtttaggttaaagtttatgctttgttttgctcaccttgtcaataataactttctcaaagtttGCGACTAACTTGCCACTATTTCCATACTGTTTTATTTTACGACTAGTGTGCTACTCTTATGCGACTGCTTTGTCACTATtcttgcgactgatttgctaccTCGACTGATCACTAAGTGTAGTTCTTGCTTTAAGTGTTTGATATTCAATAGTTTGATATTCAATAAGTCTAAGTTTctagttgttgtttgatattcaacAAGTCTAAGTGTCTAAGTTTGATATTTAATAAGTCTAAGTTTGTAGTTATCGCTTTAAGTGTCAATAATTctagttgttgtttgatattcaatAAGTATAGTTGTTGCTTTAAATGTCGGTTGTTTCGGTTGTTTGATATTCAATAGTTTGTTTCAATTGTTTCAAGTCCATATTTAGTAGTAGACTTACTCATTTTATGTAGCATGTTTAACCGGCAGAAAGGTCAGCTGTCTCGAGCGATGTCTGGAATATTGAGGAGAAAGTTTGATGGGCCTTACTACAGTTGGAAGGTTACTCCACTACCCATTCAAGAGCGATATTTCATGACATCTGCGGTAAGGTTTACTCCGTATTTCTGTTATTGTTGTTAATTATGTTTTGGTATTGTTGCTAActatgttttgtgttattgtagTGGAAGTACAATTGGGATATCTGCATTACTGAGCTCGTTAAAGCAGGTTTCTTGAAGATAGCCAAGAAAAGGATGAAAGGAATTGTCAGTCAAGCTAGGAGGAGTGATGTACAACCACCATGGATTGGTGAAAAATTATGGCCTCTTATGGTGGAACATTGGAACACCCTTGATGCAATTGAGAAGAGTGAGAATGCTTCACAGTNATAAAGTTTACTCCTTATTTCTGTTATTGTTGCTAACTATGTTTTGATATTGTTGCTAActatgttttgtgttattgtagCGGAAGTACAATTGGGATATCGGCATTACTGAGCTCGTTAAAGCAGGTTTCTTGAAGATAGCCAAGAAAAGGATGAAAGGAATTGTCAGTCAAGCTAGGAGGAGTGGTGTACAACCACCAtggattggtgaaaaaatatgGCCCCTTATGGTGGAACATTGGAACACCCCTGATGCAATTGAGAATAGTGAGAATGCTTCACAGTGAAGAAACTCTGATCATGGAGGTCTTGGAGTGCACAAACACTTAGTTGGTCAGAAATCATTTGTGCAAATTCATCAAGAGATGGTAAGATTTCTCTTTTGTCGAATTCAGCTCAAAGTTTTTCTGATATTTCCATGTTTTTTATGATATTTCCATGATTTAATCTGTTTCACTATCATTGTAGGAGGAAGAGTTGGGGCATCCTGTGTCACTGGTGGAAGTGTTTCTTAATACACACACTCGTCCGGATGGAACATTTGTGGATCAAAAAGCCAAACAAGTTGCTGAGACGTATGAGAGGACCATAGAAAAGAGACAagctgaaacagaggaagatggTCCAGATGGTTCAGAGAGTTCAACACATCATAATCTTTTCCTTGatgaaagaaatgaaatctTCCTTCAGGTAAATTCGTTtctgtctgtttttttttttaaatctggtTTCATTTAGTATGTGATGATTACTGAATGTTTATCTCTTAGTTTAGTGTACTCATACAGACCACAAAGGCAGCCCATTTGGACTTGGATCACTTGTGGAGACactaaagaaaaggaaaaggacagAGAGTTATGCAAGCGCTTCTCCAACAACTCTTGGGGAGCTTCAAGATCAACTTCGGCGCAAGATTTCTGAACACGAGGCTGAGAATGCACAACGTGATCAGAAACACCGAGAGTCTCAAGCTGAACTGAAGAGGCTTCTCCTcttcatgaaagaaaaaaatcctgaGTTCGAAGCTTTTATGGTTTCTCCTCCTTAATCATCCACACCTGCAACCACCCATCCAGCTACCGCACCTGCAACCAATGCACAACCCACTGACGGAGGAACCACACCAGGCACCACACCAGTCTCCAGTCCAGCTGCCAATTCCCCTTCCTCTAATACTGCTTCCAACTGAATGTGTTGCAattccccctttttttttttaatgaacttgttttgcttttgaatacTTTTTGGAGGATCTTTTTGTTTAGGATGATAAGTTTGCATGATTAGTACCTTAAATCATCATTCCTTTTGGTTAATATCATttcaaaatctgaaattaaTCAGATTTAGGATTGCTAAACCGTGACTAATTTGTgaccaaaccaattcaaaaaatgTAACTACTTTGTGACCAAACCAATTCAAACAATGTGACCACTTCGTGACCAATCCAAATTACATAAATAGTCGCTAAACACAGACTCTTACATTAGTCCCAAAACCGTCCTAATTCTATACAATCACAAAAATGTTAGGACTGTTCTATACAGTCACAAAATTGTCCCCAAATAGAGTTGGATGCAGTTTAGTCGGAAACTGCAACTACCATATATGGTCACACAAACGTCGCAATATACGACTATATTACAGAGTCTTAAATCGGTCGCAAATAAGTGACCATGTTACAACCAACAAATTTTGCGACCGTTTTTTAGCGACCATCGCAAATAGTTGCTAAGTGGTCGCAAAACCCTTTTTTGCGACTATTGAGCGACCATTACTGAAGTCGCAAATGacatattttcttgtagtgaatgtTTACTCCATACTACAGTCCATTCTACTCCATACTAAAATGTTAGTACGTACTATCTAGTATGGAGTGTATGGAACAACCATTCAAAgcattacatttttattttctttttctggtttgtaaaaattaaagatCGCatgctaaaagaaaaatatcttatagAAAGGTCATCATGATTCGTTATTATGCTTCCATTTTTAAGTGTCTAAGCTTTGGtatacaaaaaaccaaaatttcgagttatcccctatttaataaaacggaagtacacgacttcaaatttgtagactatataattttaatagtagGTTATaaatgggttataaaaaaattgtattaatttGTTACAATATGTTAGGTGTACACGGAAGATTTTAGGAGATAATCTTAATTCTCTTTTACACCAAAATATATCCTCCAAAGATTTGATTGTTACATTACGTtgattacaaaaacaataaacagaATATTCTGAATTAATTCTCCatagaaaaaacatttgataaacataaaaaaaaaatctaagcaaataataataattaatacccATGCTAGAGCACAtgttgaaattccttttatttatattacatgCTATAACatgtaatattaaaattaatattatagcATGTTTGTTATATGTAATGTTAATATTACATgctatattaattgtaatatgcaaatattaaatgctatatCAAATGTTAATCAAGTGCGGTGTTTGAAGACTATTATTCCCTATGAAAATGATCATCGTGTGTATAGCATGATCCAACAATGAGTAAAAACTTGCATatgattttttcataatattttatccaaaaaattattaaaaaattatttaaattatattttatcataataattataaaagaaacaaaacaaattacaatccatgctctagcacgggtcataatctagtacTAATAATTATGGACATCATCTTCCCCAGAGTTTGTTAGAAACTTATTAAACTTTATTCATTTagcaaaggttttttttttgttaaacatgtcaaaattgagatttttaatttctattttaaaaaaaaaaataataataatcagtcGATCACTGAGATGTTAGAAGCTTGTTTACAAGATTCCAAAGACTTTTGAAccaataatttctaatttttaacaaacaaacaaaaaagaggaCAGAGAATctctaataattaattatagtattaaaaaaccgttatgattaataataacttaaagaaatactatataaatagaaaagtgaagaagaaaaaaagcagtGAGATTTACAGCTCAGAAGGGCTAATAAGCTTTTTGGTACAACTGACACTCTTCCAAGAAAGCATCAGATCCAATTTCCGCAATCATCTCCacacaaaaacaagatttaagagagagaaagaaagatatagCTCGTGAAGAAGAAAGCAGCAGCTCActactgtttaaaaaaaaaaagtgaaatcgCCATGGCCATGGATGATGATCGTCTTCGCTTCAGCCGCAGaatccagtttcttcttcttgcttggCTCCGTCGTTCTCGCTCCGGTATGCCCCCCAATTTACTCTCGCTATCTCTTTccactttcttctttctttttcagattAGTTTTCTAGAGTTCTTGATTTCGACTTTTCTTAGTGGTTTTTGCTATAAACTCTGTTCTGAAGTCGTAACTATTGCTGATTCATTTTGAGTGACTTGGTTTGAGTTCTCTATATCACTATATGAGACCTTGTGTTTCTACTTATTGGTTTCATCAACTCAATTGTTAAGTAATTAAGCCACCGATTCAGTTTCTTTGGTTCTGTTAGACTtgtgttgtatgttatttatacaACCTGTCCTTCAACTGTGACATCATTACAGGAAGAATAGAATTTATCAGACGATTTGGATACAAGGATATAGTCAAAGCAACAGAAGGCTTTCGTAAGGTTATTTACAGCAACTATCACGGGTCTGCATACAGAGCCAAATTCAAAGGTGGTGAGGTAGCTTTGGTCAAAGAACTCAATGCTCTCGATCTTGGACGTGAACGGTTTGATGAGGAAGTCCAGCTCTTGGGTCGTTTGCGTCACCGTCATCTCCTCACCCTTCGCGGTTTTTGCATCGGACGAAAGAGGTCTCCCTTTTATTTCTCCtctgaaagaaaataaaacttgcttttgttgatttgcttttggatttcttcttcttgctttttctCAGGCTGCTAGTGTTTGACAACATTGAAAATGGAAGCTTGAAAGACCACCTCAATGGTAATAAAACCCTTCAAAAcataatcatcaaaaaaaaaaaaacgtaatcatttgttgaatattttgtctctttcttGATAGATCCGCTAAAGACACCTTTGAACTGGAAAACTCGCATCCAGATAGCCATTGGAGTCGCAGCTGCATTGGTAAACTTGCTTTTATCTAACATCCCAATTATATACTATAAAGGGACTCAGAAGATAACTATGATCCGCTCTTTGACCACAGGAATACTTGCTCATCTTCAGCAGTAATGATGCACAGATATATGATGTTTCAGTGAACTCATGTAACATCATGTTGGACGAAAACTTCACCCCAAAAGTAAGTTTTTCCCTCATATATAGGTTCCTTTAAGCCCTTTTTTGTATCAGTTATTAATAAGTGAAATCTTCCTCTCATAGATTTCAGATATCCGCGTCAACAGGCACCCAAAAAACCATCCCAAAGCAATCCATGATTCTTGCTCTGAAGGTATAAACTTAAAATTCTCTTCTTTCCAAGGTCAAGGCTATTCAGCTTCATTCATTGTTTCCagtttcacaaaagaaaaaaattggcgTGTAGGATCATGTGCGGATGAGGAATGTGGAAACGTGATATTCCAACTAGGAGTGTTGATGTTAGAGCTGATCACAGGACAATCATCAGACAGACAAGGCAACGACTTGATCGAATGGATACAAGACTCATGCATTGCAAACTCCATTGATAAAATGATTGATCCAGATTTAGGTAACAACTATAGCTCTAGAGAACTCCAGAAAGTTCTAGCCGTGGCTCGACTCTGCATTAAAACGAGGTACGAGCCCCCTTCATTCTCAATTACTCATGTATACCGGTATCTACAGAAGAAGATCGATGTTGCAGCATAAATAGTAGTTTCTTGTTTGTGTACTGGATTGGTTGGATggttaaaaatgataaaagacaCACGGTTTATCGTCCGTATTTTGTCTTTTGCCCATTTCACACCATTCTAGATGTGTAATACCAACTAATAGAGTAGTAGCATTGTACTGATTTGGATACTTTAACTGATAACTGTGTGCAATTGACTTCGTTTCTTAGCTTATTTGAAAATCAGTTCTTCTACCAAGTACTTATgacttagaaaaaaaagaacctgtATTGAACA is from Camelina sativa cultivar DH55 chromosome 20, Cs, whole genome shotgun sequence and encodes:
- the LOC104770526 gene encoding probable receptor-like protein kinase At1g49730 produces the protein MAMDDDRLRFSRRIQFLLLAWLRRSRSGRIEFIRRFGYKDIVKATEGFRKVIYSNYHGSAYRAKFKGGEVALVKELNALDLGRERFDEEVQLLGRLRHRHLLTLRGFCIGRKRLLVFDNIENGSLKDHLNDPLKTPLNWKTRIQIAIGVAAALEYLLIFSSNDAQIYDVSVNSCNIMLDENFTPKISDIRVNRHPKNHPKAIHDSCSEGSCADEECGNVIFQLGVLMLELITGQSSDRQGNDLIEWIQDSCIANSIDKMIDPDLGNNYSSRELQKVLAVARLCIKTRYEPPSFSITHVYRYLQKKIDVAA